A region of Vigna radiata var. radiata cultivar VC1973A chromosome 6, Vradiata_ver6, whole genome shotgun sequence DNA encodes the following proteins:
- the LOC106764806 gene encoding geranylgeranyl diphosphate reductase, chloroplastic-like, which produces MAAKIQTSFGLPSFSIPTSKPKPYFKSFTVSASKSISGRKLRAAVIGGGPAGSSAAEALASGGVETFLFERNPPSVAKPCGGAIPLCMLEEFNIPHHLIDRQVTQMRIFSPSNIAVDFGKTLKPHEFIAMLRREVLDSFLRSRAHSAGATAIAGLVTGLDLPTTPAAPYTIHYTANGSSRRSLAVDVVIGADGANSRVARSIGAGDYACAIAFQERIKLPDEKMAHYANLAEMYVGGDVSPDFYAWVFPKCDHVAVGTGTVRAKKDIKVYQRGIRERVMPKINGGKVIKVEAHPIPEHPRPVRVKGRVALVGDAAGYVTKCSGEGIYFAAKSGRMCGNAVVKASEGGERMIDESDLKREYLKPWDAEYAMTFRFLDLLQRVFYGSNACREALVELCGDEYVQRMTFESYLYKKLASGTPWEDAKLLINTIGTMEVKMNLNIKNHTKEKT; this is translated from the coding sequence ATGGCTGCCAAAATTCAAACCAGTTTTGGTTTACCTTCATTCTCCATTCCAACCTCAAAACCCAAACCTTACTTCAAATCCTTCACCGTCTCAGCTTCCAAATCCATCTCCGGCCGAAAGCTCCGAGCAGCAGTGATAGGTGGCGGTCCCGCCGGATCCTCGGCCGCGGAGGCGCTAGCTTCCGGCGGCGTTGAAACATTCCTCTTCGAACGCAACCCCCCGTCTGTCGCGAAGCCATGCGGTGGCGCCATTCCTCTCTGCATGCTGGAAGAGTTCAACATCCCTCACCACCTCATAGACCGTCAAGTGACGCAAATGCGCATCTTCTCCCCCTCCAACATCGCCGTTGACTTTGGCAAAACCCTAAAACCGCACGAGTTCATCGCCATGCTCCGCCGCGAGGTCCTCGACTCGTTCCTCCGCTCCCGCGCGCACTCCGCTGGCGCTACCGCGATCGCCGGCCTCGTTACAGGCCTCGACCTCCCAACGACGCCTGCCGCGCCATACACAATCCACTACACAGCCAACGGCTCCTCCCGGCGCTCGCTCGCGGTCGACGTCGTGATCGGCGCCGACGGAGCCAACAGTCGGGTGGCGAGGTCGATCGGCGCCGGTGACTACGCCTGCGCCATCGCGTTCCAGGAACGTATCAAATTACCGGACGAGAAAATGGCGCACTACGCAAATCTCGCGGAGATGTACGTGGGCGGCGACGTGTCGCCAGATTTCTACGCGTGGGTTTTTCCCAAGTGCGACCACGTGGCAGTGGGGACTGGTACGGTGCGTGCAAAGAAAGATATTAAGGTGTACCAGCGCGGGATCAGAGAAAGAGTGATGCCGAAGATCAACGGTGGGAAAGTGATCAAAGTGGAAGCACACCCTATTCCGGAACACCCGCGTCCGGTTAGGGTGAAGGGACGCGTGGCACTCGTAGGTGACGCTGCAGGGTACGTGACGAAGTGTTCGGGCGAGGGTATCTATTTTGCGGCGAAATCGGGTCGCATGTGCGGAAACGCTGTCGTAAAGGCTTCGGAGGGTGGGGAGAGGATGATCGACGAGAGTGATCTTAAGAGGGAGTACCTAAAGCCGTGGGACGCGGAGTATGCTATGACGTTTAGGTTTTTGGATCTGTTGCAGAGGGTTTTCTACGGTAGTAACGCGTGCAGGGAGGCTCTGGTGGAGCTTTGTGGGGACGAGTACGTTCAACGTATGACGTTTGAGAGCTACTTGTATAAGAAGTTGGCGTCTGGCACACCCTGGGAAGATGCTAAGCTTCTCATCAACACCATTGGCACCATG
- the LOC106764808 gene encoding GDSL esterase/lipase At1g71250-like, which produces MRMFIVVAVIGILSTVHGQHPDIANAPANENNYSDVSALYVLGDSSVDCGDNTLFYPLLHGRLSLYPCNGSDATLLPQLLAEKIGFTSIRPFYRQNGSLEEVLGGLNFGSTQATIMNQGSYSHQSLNQQLRQVSETMQLLQLQLTEDTALQLTKSSIFFLSFGKEDYIELFLHNSSSSNHTLQRGAQYFATILVNQMANAARYLYNANARKITCLGVLPLGCTPRMVWELNSTSSAADSNATGCVEHVNDMIFEYNRLLDEQIDKLNTEFPDAQMVFCDVYNGMMEIINEPRLYGFEDVKSACCGLGLNGAMIGCISMDMACDQASTHVWWDLFNPTQAVNKILADAAWSGQTIPDLCRPISIHELASIKV; this is translated from the exons ATGAGAATGTTTATTGTTGTTGCTGTAATTGGCATTCTCAGTACAGTTCATGGGCAGCACCCAGACATAGCAAATGCCCCTGCTAATGAGAACAACTATTCAGATGTATCGGCATTGTATGTGCTAGGGGATTCCTCTGTTGACTGTGGAGACAACACTCTGTTCTATCCTTTGCTTCACGGTCGTCTCTCTTTGTATCCATGTAACGGTTCTGATGCCActcttcttcctcaacttcttg CTGAGAAGATTGGATTCACATCAATCCGGCCATTTTATCGTCAGAATGGATCTCTGGAGGAGGTTCTCGGTGGTCTCAATTTCGGATCAACACAAGCTACAATCATGAATCAAGGAAGCTACAGTCACCAGTCTCTCAACCAACAACTACGCCAGGTTTCTGAAACTATGCAGCTGTTGCAACTGCAGCTGACTGAGGACACTGCTCTTCAACTTACAAAATCCTCCATCTTTTTCCTCTCCTTTGGCAAAGAAGATTACATTGAGCTTTTCCTCCACAACTCTTCCAGTTCCAACCACACGTTGCAGCGCGGTGCCCAATATTTTGCTACCATTTTGGTCAACCAGATGGCAAATGCTGCGAGGTATCTTTATAATGCTAATGCAAGGAAAATCACATGTTTGGGAGTCCTGCCTTTGGGATGCACACCTCGTATGGTCTGGGAGTTGAATAGCACGTCATCAGCAGCAGATTCTAATGCAACCGGTTGTGTGGAACATGTCAATGACATGATCTTCGAATACAATAGGTTGCTGGACGAACAAATAGACAAGCTCAATACAGAATTTCCTGATGCTCAGATGGTGTTCTGTGATGTATACAATGGAATGATGGAGATCATCAACGAGCCAAGGCTTTATG GTTTTGAAGACGTGAAGAGTGCATGTTGCGGACTTGGTTTGAATGGTGCCATGATAGGGTGCATCTCCATGGACATGGCCTGTGATCAAGCTTCAACTCATGTTTGGTGGGATTTGTTTAACCCTACACAAGCAGTTAACAAAATCCTAGCTGATGCAGCCTGGTCTGGCCAAACAATTCCTGATCTTTGTCGCCCTATCAGTATCCATGAACTAGCTAGCATCAAAGTCTAG